In Limisalsivibrio acetivorans, one genomic interval encodes:
- a CDS encoding thioredoxin family protein, producing the protein MKIQILGTGCAKCEKLYEAAEAAAKASEFDYEMEKVQDINDIMSFGVMITPAMAVDGEVKVSGRVPSVAELEAMLKS; encoded by the coding sequence ATGAAGATACAGATCCTCGGAACAGGTTGTGCGAAATGCGAAAAACTTTATGAAGCGGCAGAAGCGGCGGCTAAGGCATCGGAGTTTGATTACGAAATGGAGAAGGTTCAGGATATCAACGATATTATGTCCTTCGGCGTTATGATAACCCCTGCCATGGCTGTGGACGGCGAGGTTAAGGTCTCCGGCCGGGTTCCCTCCGTTGCGGAGCTTGAGGCTATGCTTAAGTCCTAA
- a CDS encoding phage tail protein, producing MQIKIVPNALDRTNRKEIEVDYCGQTCGELFDEYTEYNREDFIPVISGKTAEWEDKPNDYDEVIFINDIKGENGTMVSFALGVALIGGGAYLLAMGNPNGIHVVTAGISMLAGTAVGMMAGMFTPNVPTNNIQDEFAGSRTYSWDGIRNLVGEGNVVPAVFGRHRVGGAVIEAFIDGEKDSGVFEKEYLNVLIALSEGEVGSISEDEVYVGDNNIKYLETVEASQVYPIEQLLSDTQHTDPVQPQGEFGVHTFSEVTCNLFIEEGLEREVTWEEYDEGEYYTNSCWVPLKAYISAECRTIGDTDWINAGTKEVSGRSQFFSVSFDMPEGEYELRFKGYIKEVNDYYYSIPRSYPVLKNIEYRGRGTVYSLNTRTGESYQRSMGGFSEIKKHINVAGKKITYGNYQEYISTGMIDSAVVGIRFPALFKTSDSGGIEPFKIKFRLEYKPYEDQDIPENWTTVLNPDTSVEDRSEFEVTGETRSEITYAVRCKFSQTQQRYTIRITRLTEDYEDNLRVNADSYLGYVQEILDSEIAYNNTALLGVRILATDTLAGNMPTISATISGIKVGDVRYIDETGVFPSDSPAPEASSNPANILYELLTSKRWGFGKWIKPTQIDIESFREFASYADEMVFFEIEENGTLVTKAHKRFEINLVLDKEYRASEIVAKICSTCRATPVWEGDKLRIVIDKADTPVQLFNMSSIVEDTFSESFTDVGSIPNQISAQILDEEDNYKQATIAVYDSERIGEPLNSKDIQLYGITSKSRAKREVAFALRKAKATKKIVSFEASWKAVVCQVGDLILLQHDTPQYGQGGEITSATADSLGLDEDIELVEGETYTLRVQKRSGVMYVRTFIHSSPTATTNAIGISGNSGEQGEPSDIQAGDEWVFGKVNIESKPYRILSIEKAKDETIKITAEEYNESIYTDDFDSLVEETKYSQLGLVKEDDIDIESGANPATVIPPFVTNIEAREVISIKATRPISNIEVYFTPAVNNLATTVRVERYQILYSSDGNRWQIAEETNGNYGVIRNVEIGKTYYIAIRSITNYGVSNNPTYGSDLWVAIATDGVTDTDLSSMSFVANIHDDGTLLEWTHPVSIEGVEAYEIWRYSLNDNSQPVHIATKPYPEKMLVDPQKLLAGSYAYQLYVVDMAGVKSSTMLEVSIDVLPPGEITMLGYKRQGANMLLVWNGLTARTTYPISHYIVDGEIIRESFLAVDGDWDGTKNYTISAVDTAGNVGPETILAAEIPVPNNPTGITHTPKLYGIDVSVDVITDNNFSSLEIWASETNNRADSLMVHSGESLRYSFTNLKLVDHRYVWARTKDVFGNYSGWYPFSDSGGVYTETLQDPSELIDALDGAVTADMLEDTLSSRIDLIDTNSVYEEGVYESVIYGSISQVAFENNSGMAAIQESMLIQENDTGNLQAEYFLKMGVNGYISGFGMFNDGSNSAFGINADSFFIVDPSNAGTLERPFEILMDGGSATVKLKGDLIADGSIVSDKIAAGAVTAESGIIDDLAVDTLQIANNAVTVPVHASSDGTFYGSDVMNPITIVEAVVVNSSSQPMNALITVHGQIIYTSASGARNAGFNITRVDENNTEIKITEIIDTFYADFMSYVAYDTITPNSTYTYKLIWRSDEPTVAIVDPSLVIMGVKK from the coding sequence ATGCAGATAAAGATAGTTCCCAACGCACTTGATAGGACAAACCGCAAAGAAATTGAGGTCGATTATTGCGGTCAGACCTGCGGGGAGCTTTTCGATGAGTATACGGAGTACAACAGGGAAGATTTTATCCCGGTTATATCAGGCAAGACCGCTGAATGGGAAGACAAACCCAATGATTATGACGAAGTCATATTTATCAATGATATAAAGGGCGAGAACGGCACAATGGTATCGTTTGCCCTAGGCGTTGCGCTCATAGGTGGTGGTGCTTATTTATTAGCTATGGGCAATCCAAATGGAATTCACGTAGTCACAGCGGGTATATCAATGCTTGCAGGAACTGCTGTGGGCATGATGGCAGGTATGTTCACCCCAAATGTTCCAACTAATAATATACAGGATGAGTTTGCCGGCTCCAGGACATACTCTTGGGACGGCATAAGAAACCTGGTTGGGGAGGGTAACGTAGTTCCTGCTGTTTTCGGCAGACATAGAGTTGGCGGAGCAGTTATTGAGGCCTTTATTGATGGAGAAAAAGACAGTGGTGTTTTTGAGAAGGAGTATTTGAATGTGCTCATTGCTCTGTCAGAGGGAGAAGTGGGAAGTATTAGCGAAGACGAGGTATATGTCGGAGACAATAACATAAAATATCTGGAAACCGTTGAGGCAAGCCAGGTATATCCAATTGAACAACTTTTGTCAGACACTCAGCATACTGACCCTGTGCAGCCCCAGGGAGAGTTTGGTGTTCATACCTTTTCTGAGGTAACATGCAATTTATTTATTGAAGAAGGCTTAGAAAGAGAAGTGACTTGGGAAGAGTATGACGAGGGTGAGTATTATACTAATTCTTGCTGGGTACCTCTTAAGGCATATATTTCTGCTGAATGTAGAACAATCGGAGACACAGATTGGATTAATGCTGGCACAAAAGAAGTTTCTGGAAGAAGCCAATTCTTCTCTGTAAGTTTTGATATGCCTGAAGGTGAGTATGAGCTGCGGTTTAAGGGGTATATTAAAGAGGTAAACGATTATTACTACAGCATCCCCCGCAGCTATCCAGTTCTTAAAAACATAGAGTACAGAGGCCGCGGGACTGTCTATTCTCTTAATACCAGAACCGGAGAATCCTACCAAAGATCCATGGGTGGGTTTTCAGAAATTAAGAAGCATATTAATGTTGCCGGCAAAAAAATTACATACGGCAATTACCAAGAATATATTTCTACAGGTATGATAGATTCTGCCGTTGTAGGCATTAGATTCCCTGCTTTATTTAAAACCTCCGATAGTGGGGGGATAGAACCTTTTAAGATTAAGTTTCGCTTAGAATACAAGCCATATGAAGATCAGGATATCCCCGAAAACTGGACGACTGTTCTAAATCCTGACACTAGCGTAGAGGATCGTTCAGAATTTGAAGTAACAGGGGAAACCCGCTCCGAGATAACCTATGCTGTAAGGTGTAAGTTCTCTCAAACACAACAACGCTATACTATCAGGATTACTCGTCTTACCGAGGACTATGAGGATAACCTTAGGGTAAATGCAGATTCATACCTCGGCTATGTTCAGGAAATCCTTGATTCCGAGATTGCTTATAACAACACCGCACTCCTTGGGGTCCGTATACTGGCCACTGATACACTTGCGGGTAATATGCCTACTATATCAGCCACTATCAGTGGAATAAAAGTCGGCGATGTCAGGTATATCGATGAAACCGGTGTGTTCCCGAGCGATTCTCCTGCTCCAGAAGCGAGCTCTAACCCTGCAAATATTCTTTATGAATTGCTAACAAGCAAACGATGGGGATTCGGTAAATGGATTAAGCCCACGCAGATCGATATCGAGTCGTTCAGAGAGTTTGCAAGCTATGCAGATGAAATGGTTTTTTTCGAGATCGAAGAAAACGGAACTCTGGTAACAAAGGCACACAAACGCTTTGAAATAAACCTTGTACTTGATAAAGAGTACAGGGCATCTGAGATTGTAGCAAAGATATGTTCAACATGCAGGGCAACCCCCGTATGGGAGGGTGATAAGCTAAGAATCGTTATTGATAAGGCGGACACCCCTGTTCAGCTGTTCAATATGAGCAGCATTGTTGAAGATACATTCTCGGAAAGTTTTACAGATGTAGGCTCTATCCCCAATCAGATCTCAGCTCAAATCCTTGATGAAGAGGATAATTACAAACAGGCAACGATCGCTGTATATGATAGTGAAAGAATCGGAGAGCCTCTGAACAGCAAGGATATACAGCTATACGGTATAACAAGTAAATCAAGAGCAAAACGTGAAGTCGCCTTCGCCCTCCGTAAAGCTAAGGCTACAAAGAAGATTGTAAGCTTCGAGGCTTCTTGGAAAGCGGTTGTTTGCCAAGTGGGTGACTTGATACTTCTTCAGCATGATACACCCCAATACGGTCAGGGAGGAGAGATAACTTCAGCCACTGCCGACAGCCTGGGGCTTGATGAAGATATAGAGCTGGTTGAAGGCGAAACCTATACACTAAGAGTTCAGAAACGTTCAGGAGTAATGTATGTTCGTACATTTATCCATTCATCTCCGACAGCAACGACTAACGCTATAGGAATATCCGGCAACTCAGGTGAACAGGGAGAGCCTTCTGATATTCAGGCAGGCGACGAATGGGTATTCGGCAAGGTTAATATTGAATCAAAGCCGTACCGTATCCTTTCCATTGAAAAGGCGAAGGATGAAACAATCAAGATCACAGCAGAAGAGTACAATGAAAGTATCTATACAGATGATTTCGATTCATTAGTGGAGGAGACAAAGTACTCTCAGCTAGGCTTGGTGAAAGAGGATGATATTGATATCGAATCCGGAGCCAACCCTGCCACGGTGATACCTCCTTTTGTAACAAATATCGAAGCAAGGGAAGTTATCTCAATAAAGGCAACAAGACCCATCAGTAATATTGAAGTCTATTTCACTCCTGCGGTTAATAATTTGGCTACTACTGTGAGAGTGGAGCGATATCAGATTCTTTATTCAAGTGACGGCAATAGATGGCAAATAGCAGAGGAAACAAACGGTAATTACGGTGTTATTCGTAATGTTGAAATAGGTAAAACATACTATATAGCAATAAGATCAATTACCAACTACGGAGTATCCAATAACCCGACTTATGGTTCTGATCTATGGGTGGCTATCGCTACAGACGGCGTTACAGATACTGATCTTTCTTCAATGAGTTTTGTAGCAAATATCCATGACGATGGAACCCTCCTTGAATGGACGCATCCAGTCAGTATTGAGGGGGTTGAAGCTTATGAAATATGGAGGTATAGCCTTAATGATAATAGCCAGCCAGTTCATATAGCTACAAAGCCTTATCCTGAGAAGATGTTAGTTGATCCTCAAAAGCTTTTGGCTGGTTCATATGCTTACCAGCTATATGTTGTAGATATGGCTGGAGTTAAGTCTTCAACAATGTTGGAGGTTTCGATTGATGTGCTTCCTCCCGGCGAAATCACAATGCTTGGTTATAAAAGGCAGGGAGCAAATATGCTTCTGGTTTGGAACGGATTAACGGCTAGAACCACCTATCCTATCAGCCATTATATTGTTGACGGTGAGATAATTAGAGAAAGCTTCCTGGCTGTTGATGGTGACTGGGATGGCACCAAGAATTATACAATTTCTGCCGTTGATACCGCCGGAAATGTTGGCCCAGAAACAATACTTGCTGCAGAGATCCCTGTTCCCAATAATCCCACTGGTATAACCCATACGCCCAAACTTTATGGAATAGATGTCAGTGTAGATGTAATTACCGATAACAACTTTTCGTCCTTAGAGATATGGGCGAGCGAGACTAACAACCGTGCTGATTCACTGATGGTTCATTCGGGAGAGTCGCTAAGATATTCATTTACGAATCTTAAGCTTGTTGATCACAGGTATGTATGGGCAAGAACCAAGGATGTTTTCGGCAACTATTCCGGCTGGTATCCTTTCAGCGATAGCGGAGGAGTGTACACTGAGACGCTTCAGGATCCTTCTGAACTGATTGATGCCCTTGATGGAGCTGTGACCGCAGACATGCTTGAGGATACACTATCGTCACGTATAGACCTCATAGATACCAATTCAGTATACGAAGAAGGAGTATACGAGAGTGTTATATATGGAAGTATTTCCCAAGTGGCATTTGAAAACAATTCGGGCATGGCTGCCATCCAGGAATCAATGCTTATTCAGGAGAATGACACAGGGAACCTGCAGGCTGAATACTTCCTCAAGATGGGTGTAAACGGCTATATCAGCGGGTTTGGAATGTTTAATGACGGCTCTAATTCCGCGTTTGGAATCAATGCTGACAGCTTCTTTATTGTTGATCCCAGTAACGCTGGAACTCTTGAGAGGCCTTTCGAGATACTTATGGACGGAGGAAGTGCAACCGTTAAACTGAAGGGGGATCTAATAGCCGATGGCTCTATAGTGTCGGATAAAATTGCTGCAGGGGCAGTAACAGCGGAATCGGGCATTATTGACGACCTGGCTGTGGATACCCTCCAGATTGCTAATAATGCGGTTACCGTTCCGGTTCATGCATCTTCCGATGGAACATTCTATGGTTCAGATGTGATGAATCCCATCACGATAGTTGAAGCTGTAGTCGTTAATAGCTCGAGTCAACCAATGAATGCTCTGATCACTGTGCATGGCCAAATTATCTATACTTCGGCTAGTGGGGCTAGGAACGCAGGCTTTAATATTACAAGAGTTGACGAAAATAATACCGAGATCAAAATAACAGAGATTATTGACACATTCTACGCTGATTTCATGTCCTATGTGGCATATGACACAATAACTCCGAACTCCACTTATACATACAAATTAATATGGCGTTCTGATGAGCCTACAGTAGCCATTGTCGACCCGTCTCTTGTTATTATGGGGGTCAAGAAATGA
- a CDS encoding M24 family metallopeptidase: MTIIPKGELEQRINRLRSELTGFDAEWKTAVLMDRINCYYLTGTMQNGVLVIKRDGDAVFYVRRSCQRAIEESNFPDVRCFKSFRELEIESGGILHLDTEKIPMAHFSRFSKYHSFDEIRSLDFPVAKARAVKSELELSFMKQAGEIHRSVLEEYVPSILEVGMSEFELGTEILSEMMRRGSQGLTRTGGYGSELFLGLVCFGESALYHNTFDGPGGVRGISTAVPLMGSSEVKLERNMPVFVDVACGIQGYYTDKTSIYSIGELTDEACRYHEICVQLQQRGADMLRPGAVPSEIYREHTAGVDAEFLKEYNGFGLGKVTFLGHGIGLHVDEYPVIAEKFDDPLEENMVIALEPKRGIPGLGMVGIENTFVVTPEGGKSLTGSHFDIISKG; this comes from the coding sequence GTGACAATTATCCCCAAAGGGGAACTTGAGCAACGAATTAACAGGCTCCGCAGTGAGCTGACTGGCTTCGATGCGGAATGGAAAACAGCTGTCCTTATGGACAGGATCAACTGCTATTATCTTACTGGAACGATGCAAAACGGTGTCCTTGTCATAAAGCGTGACGGGGACGCCGTTTTTTATGTCCGTAGAAGCTGTCAGAGGGCCATTGAGGAATCAAACTTCCCAGATGTAAGATGCTTCAAAAGCTTCCGTGAACTTGAGATTGAGTCTGGCGGCATCCTGCATCTTGACACAGAAAAGATACCAATGGCCCATTTCTCCCGATTCAGCAAATACCACTCCTTCGATGAAATCCGCTCACTAGATTTTCCTGTGGCAAAGGCAAGGGCTGTTAAGTCCGAACTGGAGCTTTCATTTATGAAACAGGCTGGCGAGATACACCGAAGCGTCCTGGAGGAATATGTCCCCTCCATACTCGAAGTTGGTATGAGCGAATTTGAACTTGGAACAGAGATCCTCTCAGAAATGATGCGAAGGGGTTCTCAGGGGCTCACCAGAACAGGCGGCTATGGAAGCGAGCTCTTTCTCGGTCTTGTTTGCTTCGGCGAAAGTGCGCTTTACCACAACACCTTCGACGGTCCGGGCGGAGTAAGAGGTATCAGCACCGCAGTTCCACTCATGGGCAGCAGTGAAGTGAAGCTTGAAAGAAATATGCCGGTTTTTGTGGATGTGGCTTGCGGAATCCAGGGATACTATACGGATAAGACCTCGATATACTCCATCGGTGAGCTCACAGATGAGGCCTGCCGATACCACGAAATATGTGTTCAGCTCCAGCAAAGGGGTGCCGATATGCTCCGCCCCGGTGCTGTCCCGTCAGAAATATACAGGGAGCACACCGCAGGAGTAGATGCTGAATTCCTCAAAGAGTATAACGGGTTCGGCCTAGGCAAAGTAACATTTCTCGGTCACGGGATCGGCCTGCACGTTGACGAATACCCTGTTATCGCCGAAAAATTCGATGACCCCCTCGAAGAGAATATGGTAATAGCCCTAGAACCGAAACGAGGTATACCCGGACTCGGCATGGTGGGCATCGAAAACACCTTCGTCGTAACCCCCGAAGGCGGAAAAAGCCTTACAGGAAGCCATTTTGATATAATCAGCAAAGGTTGA
- a CDS encoding RMD1 family protein, protein MQLTFSAVPIGEKIKPRGLNIGEKVNHLPYCARLGENQWVVVYRFGVLVSVGLGDKERLDVISELQPFVGSPLEGLEPENLCVNTGYEKDEYLEDELYLNELTREYVLMVADILAKSVMLNRFELDMAKVFIEIEPLAHRLEQGKITISPKSLVRRIGSSLLVKQRMIGSIEVNDKPEVLWDYPEMEKLYLTLEGEYEIRERHQLLEKKLSLITTTAETQLELLHNKHSLRVEWYIVILIVVEILLTLYEMFIRHV, encoded by the coding sequence ATGCAGCTCACATTCTCAGCGGTTCCCATTGGGGAAAAGATAAAGCCCAGAGGGCTTAACATCGGCGAAAAGGTTAACCATCTCCCATACTGTGCCAGGCTCGGCGAGAATCAGTGGGTAGTTGTATACCGCTTCGGCGTTCTTGTATCCGTTGGGCTTGGTGATAAGGAGCGGCTTGATGTAATCAGCGAGCTTCAGCCCTTTGTGGGGTCCCCCCTCGAGGGGCTTGAGCCGGAGAACCTCTGTGTGAACACGGGCTATGAAAAGGATGAGTACCTCGAAGACGAGCTATACCTGAATGAGCTCACGAGGGAATATGTCCTTATGGTTGCGGATATTCTTGCAAAAAGCGTTATGCTGAACCGCTTTGAGCTGGATATGGCGAAGGTTTTTATCGAGATAGAGCCCCTCGCCCACAGGCTTGAGCAGGGAAAGATTACCATAAGCCCGAAGAGCCTTGTCCGCAGGATAGGCTCGTCTCTACTTGTTAAGCAGAGGATGATAGGGAGCATAGAGGTTAACGACAAGCCGGAGGTGCTCTGGGACTATCCTGAGATGGAGAAGCTTTACCTGACCCTTGAGGGGGAATATGAGATAAGGGAGCGCCACCAGCTCCTTGAGAAGAAATTGAGCCTCATCACCACAACAGCTGAAACCCAGCTGGAACTCCTTCACAATAAGCACTCCCTCCGGGTGGAGTGGTATATCGTTATCCTCATCGTCGTTGAGATCCTGCTCACACTTTACGAGATGTTTATCAGACATGTTTGA
- a CDS encoding DUF2460 domain-containing protein — protein sequence MADTYPLKPNRITVTTIRHKTTVATFERGNEQRMSNWKKGKKEFELKHYNLSIEERDQIIAFHEDRHGSLRKFYFANHVDNLVYVVRFAEDSLSIDHANAYSFNLTARVIEC from the coding sequence ATGGCAGATACATACCCGCTGAAACCGAATAGGATAACCGTAACCACAATAAGGCACAAAACCACTGTTGCAACCTTTGAGCGAGGAAACGAACAGAGAATGAGCAACTGGAAGAAGGGTAAGAAAGAATTCGAACTGAAGCATTATAACCTGTCCATTGAAGAGAGGGACCAGATAATTGCTTTTCATGAGGATAGACATGGAAGTCTTAGGAAGTTCTACTTTGCCAATCACGTGGATAATCTCGTCTACGTTGTTAGGTTTGCTGAGGATAGCTTAAGTATAGACCATGCAAATGCTTACTCCTTTAACCTTACTGCGAGGGTTATAGAATGCTGA
- a CDS encoding baseplate hub protein — protein MLRINTGGDNTVINSEELLIHHLYELEYADGMFLRMTDCDEDIDYGGKIYSSNAITHDGLKSSSGSETNTVSLSIGNADRQIQYYLENHNILGKTVTVTQLFSDVDGNIKGEIRGSYRIKNATARKDVATFTLALGFDLYNITAPNRRMFTQYCQHQFKDSNCKYYTADPDVRCGKTLKACMAFGNSVNFGGFPALLKSHFYI, from the coding sequence ATGCTGAGAATAAACACCGGTGGAGATAACACAGTAATAAACAGCGAAGAGCTACTGATCCATCACCTATACGAGCTTGAATACGCTGACGGGATGTTCCTCCGGATGACCGACTGTGATGAGGATATTGACTACGGTGGAAAAATATACTCCAGCAACGCAATAACCCATGATGGTCTGAAAAGCTCTTCCGGTTCGGAGACGAACACCGTAAGCCTTTCAATTGGTAATGCAGACAGACAGATACAGTATTACCTTGAGAACCATAACATACTAGGCAAAACGGTTACCGTCACGCAACTATTCTCCGATGTGGATGGGAATATCAAGGGTGAGATCAGAGGAAGCTATAGGATAAAGAACGCAACTGCCAGAAAAGATGTTGCCACATTTACCCTGGCTCTGGGTTTTGATTTATACAATATAACCGCTCCAAACAGAAGGATGTTCACACAGTATTGCCAGCATCAGTTCAAGGACTCTAATTGCAAATACTATACTGCTGATCCTGATGTTCGGTGCGGTAAAACTCTGAAGGCCTGCATGGCCTTTGGTAATTCGGTAAATTTCGGAGGATTCCCTGCGTTGCTCAAGTCCCATTTCTATATCTAA
- a CDS encoding LamG domain-containing protein: MNYQTILPFTASSHSGQSSIPSDYVAFYKLEDNSGFDETGNNHITYSDPNVIYSAGKFEGFGASLSNGAYLETPLTVPSSAFTWSVWAKFESAGSDTGGLDTIFGRWLSAGAESYGYAIFLEETGTAHAGVWADVDGVCTFISSSASFSYDSNWHHLVFRYDGSEIVLFMDGVKYAAALWDGQLNGDAEKPLWIGKGNSDPASQHSQIFEGTVDHIRVYERALSDSEVNTLYNENENNGAIINDGILTNDGSAADDRFTVESHIDGDRTGVEVDISRDGMVMVVGAWFRNSERGGFYLYERDITTGGWSLIDFFCPPSAVSGDKLGYSLRISGDGHTVVLGGYNQVEEAYVYSDRSGSWILEATLTASEISCWNPNGFGFSVAVDYDGDTVAVGSYGCNGVGIFKRSESTWTKTRVFGGAINWFSSNFGYSVAISDDGLRLAVADFYKNTSERGVVGVYELTEDGCISYSPDLLTYRSGDIDSRMGIFVDISSDGRFVLAGAYYDNGSGTRRGAVYHFYEEGYKGSGSWSSPTKATSPTPFDYEYFGRKARWVEDGSLKFIVCSYGGADYPGKLYLYEYPDTFLQEYLPDVTKNDTFWGYGMVSNGDILVASGQNGIIHTYY; the protein is encoded by the coding sequence ATGAACTATCAAACAATTCTGCCATTTACAGCTTCTTCGCATAGTGGACAGAGCTCTATCCCGTCGGATTATGTGGCCTTCTACAAGCTAGAAGATAATTCCGGTTTTGATGAAACAGGCAACAATCATATAACATACTCTGATCCGAATGTGATTTACTCAGCGGGTAAATTCGAAGGCTTTGGGGCATCTTTGTCAAATGGGGCATATCTTGAGACTCCATTAACAGTGCCTTCGAGTGCGTTTACCTGGTCCGTGTGGGCTAAGTTTGAAAGTGCAGGCTCCGATACAGGAGGTCTGGACACAATTTTTGGTAGATGGCTTTCAGCAGGGGCAGAATCATATGGGTATGCCATTTTTCTTGAAGAAACAGGAACAGCTCACGCTGGGGTTTGGGCAGATGTCGATGGAGTTTGCACCTTTATTTCAAGTTCTGCATCATTTTCATATGACAGTAACTGGCATCACCTAGTTTTTAGATATGACGGCTCTGAAATTGTGCTTTTCATGGATGGCGTTAAATATGCTGCAGCGCTTTGGGATGGACAGCTCAATGGTGATGCCGAAAAGCCCCTTTGGATAGGAAAAGGAAACTCTGACCCCGCTAGTCAGCATTCCCAGATATTCGAAGGCACTGTGGATCATATCCGTGTGTATGAAAGGGCACTTTCAGATTCAGAGGTGAATACGCTATATAATGAAAACGAAAACAATGGCGCAATAATCAATGACGGAATACTTACAAACGATGGTTCCGCTGCTGATGATAGATTTACAGTTGAATCTCATATTGATGGAGATAGAACTGGAGTAGAGGTTGACATCTCCAGAGATGGCATGGTTATGGTTGTTGGCGCATGGTTCCGCAACTCTGAGCGAGGTGGTTTCTATCTATATGAAAGAGACATAACTACAGGAGGATGGAGCCTGATTGACTTTTTCTGCCCACCGTCTGCTGTTTCAGGGGACAAGTTAGGGTACTCCTTAAGGATCAGCGGTGATGGTCATACCGTTGTACTTGGCGGATATAATCAGGTTGAAGAGGCTTATGTTTATTCGGATAGGAGTGGAAGCTGGATCCTTGAAGCGACACTTACGGCATCTGAAATAAGCTGCTGGAATCCTAATGGTTTCGGCTTTTCGGTAGCTGTGGATTATGATGGCGATACCGTAGCAGTTGGCTCGTATGGCTGCAACGGGGTTGGTATTTTTAAACGTTCAGAAAGCACATGGACTAAGACAAGGGTATTCGGTGGCGCTATAAACTGGTTTTCCAGTAATTTTGGATATTCAGTAGCCATATCTGACGATGGTTTGAGGCTTGCAGTAGCCGATTTTTATAAAAACACCTCTGAGAGAGGAGTTGTAGGAGTTTACGAGCTCACAGAAGATGGATGTATATCTTACTCTCCAGATCTTCTTACATATAGAAGTGGTGATATCGATTCAAGAATGGGCATATTCGTTGATATCTCCTCAGACGGCAGGTTTGTTCTGGCTGGAGCATACTACGATAATGGAAGCGGCACCCGCAGAGGTGCAGTTTATCATTTCTATGAAGAAGGATACAAAGGGTCTGGAAGCTGGTCTTCCCCTACCAAGGCTACATCTCCTACTCCTTTTGATTATGAATATTTCGGCAGAAAAGCCAGATGGGTAGAAGACGGCAGCCTCAAGTTCATTGTCTGCTCATATGGAGGAGCAGATTACCCGGGTAAACTATACTTGTATGAATATCCAGACACATTTCTTCAGGAGTATCTGCCTGATGTTACGAAAAACGACACATTCTGGGGATATGGTATGGTTTCAAATGGGGACATTCTTGTTGCTAGCGGTCAAAATGGCATAATACACACATACTATTAA
- a CDS encoding C40 family peptidase encodes MPYLSGGRDRSGIDCWGFVILILKEEMGIKLFDYQYSDDSELGGMIIEHIYEQFERVEQPKAGELILFGTKTDIPDHIGVYLGKNRFIHSIRGHGVIVSKLGVWKGKAYGYYRAKNADKDSSQRT; translated from the coding sequence ATTCCGTATCTCTCAGGAGGAAGGGATCGTTCGGGTATAGATTGCTGGGGTTTTGTAATCCTTATTCTGAAAGAAGAGATGGGGATTAAACTGTTTGATTATCAGTATTCCGATGATTCGGAACTTGGAGGGATGATAATTGAACACATTTATGAGCAGTTTGAGCGTGTTGAACAGCCGAAGGCTGGCGAATTGATTCTGTTCGGAACAAAGACGGATATACCGGATCATATTGGAGTTTATTTAGGTAAAAACAGGTTCATACACTCCATTAGAGGTCATGGGGTAATTGTATCTAAACTAGGTGTTTGGAAGGGTAAGGCATATGGATACTACAGAGCAAAAAATGCAGATAAAGATAGTTCCCAACGCACTTGA